The sequence GGAGACGACGCCCGCGTGCTGGCCGCCCACGGCGTGCGGTTCGTCGTGGTGGCCGCGCCGGTGAGCCCGGAGATCAGCCACGCGCTGGACTCCCAGCCCGCCCTGGCCAGGATGAGCCTGTCCCGGGCGCTCGGCGTGTGGCGGCTGACCCAGCCGATCGCGGCGGCCCCGGCCCCGCAGGGCGACCCCTGGCACGGCCGCTGGCTCTGGGTCCAGGCCGCGATCCTGCTGGCCGTCTCCGTCCTGGCCGCGCCCGGCTCGCGGACCGGCGAGGCCGACGGCGACGCCTCCCCGGACCTGTCGGAGCCCTCAAGAGAGCTGGCCTCCCGGTGAAATCCCTGATCGAGAACCGGTTCGGCCTGCTCGGCCTCGTCCTGGTGGCCCTGCTCGCCCTGTACGGCGTGGCCTTCGCGACCCAGCCGAAGGCCACCGCCCGGCCCGCGCCCGGTCCGCAGAAGGTGCCCGTCGCCTCCGTGACGGCCATCTGCCCCGATCCCGCCGAGACCACCGTCGGCGTCATCACCCCGCCGGGCGGGACGGGGCCGGGCGCCACGGCGCTCCTCACCGGGGACAAGACCCTCGCCGGCCTCGACACCACCGGCAGCCTCTGGCACGAGCAGATCCCCGCCAAGTCGGGGCCGCTGGTGGTGGCGTCGACCGGGAGCATGGCCGCGGGCCTGGAGGCCGGGCAGATGCGCAGGGAGACCTCGGGCGACCAGCGGGGGCTGGCGGGGGTGCGATGCGTGGAGCCGGTGGCGAGCACCTGGCTGGTCGGGCCGGGCCCGGCCGCGGCCGACGTCACGCTCCACCTCACCAACGCCGACCCCGCCCCGGCCATCGCGGAGATCATGATCTACTCCGGGGAGGGCCCGGTGGTCAGCGACTCCGGCGGGGTGTTCACGCTCAAGCCGGGCGAGAGCCGTACGGTCAAGCTCAAGGACCTGGCCCCCTCGCCGCTCGTCATGGCCGTCGAGGTGCGCACCACCTCCGGCCGGGTCGCCGCCGCCGCCCGGGCGGTCATGCGCGGCGGCCGGGGCGTCGACTGGCTGCCGGTCTCCGCCGCCCCCGCCACCCGCGTCGTGGTGCCGGGTGTCCCCGGCGGCGGGGGCAGACGCGAGCTGTACGTCGCCTCCACCGGCGAGTCCGACACCCTGGTCGAGGTCAAGGCGCTCACCCCGGACGGGACCTACGCCCTCAAGGGCCGTGAGCTGGTGGAGGTCCCCGCGGGGTCGGTCGCCACCCTCGACCTGTCCAGCGGCATCGGCGGGCAGCCCTCCGCTCTCCTGCTCACCTCGGACACGCCGATCGTGGCCGGGCTGGCCGTCACCGGCACCGGCAAGAAGATCGACGTGGCCTTCACCGCCGGGGCGGCGCCGATCGACCTGGGCAGCGTGGTCGCCGACAACCGGACGGGCAAGAAGAAGAGCTCCCGGCTGCTGCTGACCGCACCGGACGCGGCCGGGAAGGTGAGCGTCCAGGTGCTGCCGCGCAAGGGCGAGGCACCGGAGCCCTTCGAGGTGGACATCACCGGCTCGCACACCAAGGAGGTCAAGCTGCCCAAGGTGGACGGCGCCTTCGCGGTGGTCGTGCTGCCGCTGCCGGGCTCCGGCCCGGTGTACGGCGGGCGGGTGATGGACGAGAGCGTCAAGGGCGGACTGCTGCTGACCGCCCAGCCGCTGGCGTCCGCGCGCATGTGGGCGCTGGTCCCGCCGATCACCGAGTCCGTGGCGGCCGTGCTGCCCTAGTGGCCCGCGGGGTCGTTCAGTCGCGCTCGTCGTAGCCGGGGTCCACCGTCTCGGGGGACAGGCCCAGCAGCCCGGCCACCTGCTCCACCACGGCGTCGTGCACCATCGCGCCGAGCTGGTCGCGGTCGCGGGCCCGCGCCTCCAGGGGGCGCCGGTAGATGATCACGACGGCCGGGCGCTTCCCGGCGGCGGGCTCGGCCCGGCCGAACGGGATCGGCTCGCCGCTGAGCAGTCCGGGCCCGTCGCCCAGGTGGCTGATCGGCGGGACCTCCTCGACCGCGAACTCCACCGCCGACAGCTGCTTGCTCCAGCGGGGCTTGAGCCGGTCCACCGCGTCCAGGACGAAGTCGTCGAAGCGCTCGCTCCGGGACTTGGCGATCGGCACGTGGGAGGGCGCCAGGGGGCCGCGCATACCACGGCCGTGCCGGTCGCGTCTGCGGGGAGGGCGGGGTCTGCCGGGTGCCGAGCTCACGGGCCAAGCTTAGACGCGCCCGGAGGAGGGGCGGGAGGGGTGGTGACAGGGGCGTAAGCCGTACAGGCGGGTGGAAGGTGGGACACGTGTCCGAATTGTGGCGACACGCTCGTTAAGAGCGCTCAGATAGTGGCGCCTCGGACGCTTACCGGATACGGTCCCACCGTGAGCCCCGTCCGCCGCTGTTCCCGCACCGCGTGCAGTCAGCCTGCCGTATTCACGCTCACGTACGTCTACGCCGATTCGACCGCCGTTCTCGGGCCCTTGGCGACGTACGCCGAGCCGCACTGTTATGACCTGTGCGCCGAGCATGCCGAGCGGTTGACCGCACCCCGCGGCTGGGAGGTCGTCCGCCTTCCCACCGACGGCGCACCGCCCAGCACGGACGACCTGGAGGCCCTCGCCAACGCGGTCCGCGAGGCCGCCAGACCCGCTCCCACCGGCGGCACCGAGCCGGTCGGCCAGGGGGTCGAGGTGGGCCGCCGCGGCCACCTGCGGGTGCTCCGTTCCGCCCAGCCCCAGCGCGACCGCTGACCCGACTAGGCTGGGGTCAGCAGACACGACATAAAGGGCGGAGCTGGAGTGGGCGACCTCGCCAAGATCTTTAAGGCGTACGACGTTCGAGGCGTCGTGCCGGACGAGTTCGACGAGGAGACCGCGGAGGCGGTCGGCGCGGCCTTCGTGGAGGTGACCGGCGCCGGGACCGTCGTGGTGGCGCACGACATGCGTGCCTCGTCCGGACCGCTGGCCTCGGCCTTCGCCCGCGGGGCCACCTCACGCGGAGCCGACGTCGTCCACGCGGGTCTGGGCTCCACCGACCTGCTCTACTACGCGAGCGGCAGCCTTGGTCTGCCCGGCGTGATGTTCACCGCCAGCCACAACCCGGCCCGCTACAACGGCATGAAGATGTGCCGCGCCGGCGCCGTGCCGATCGGGGGCGACAGCGGTCTTGCCGAGATCCGCGACCGGGCAGCCGAGCTCCTGAGGTCCGGAGTCGGTGGCGACGGCGGCGGGACCGTCTCCGAGCGGGACCTGCTACGGGGCTACGCCGAGCACCTGCGCTCGCTGGTGGACCTGTCCGGCATCCGGCCGCTGAAGGTCGTGGTGGACGCGGGCAACGGCATGGGCGGCCACACCGTCCCGGTGGTGTTCGAGGGGCTCCCGCTGGAGCTGAGCGAGCTCTACTTCGAGCTGGACGGCGACTTCCCCAACCACGAGGCCAACCCGATCGAGCCTGACAACCTGCGCGACCTGCAGAAGGCCGTGCTCGACGTCGGCGCCGACATCGGCCTGGCCTTCGACGGCGACGCCGACCGCTGCTGGGTCATCGACGAGCGCGGCGAGTCGGTCTCCCCCTCCGCGATCACCGCGCTGGTCGCGGTGCGCGAGCTGGCCAGGCATCCGGGGGCCATGATCATCCATAATCTGATCACCTCGCGGAGCGTCCCGGAGATCGTCGCCGAGCACGGCGGCGAGCCTGTCCGCACCCGGGTCGGCCACTCGTTCATCAAGGCCGAGATGGCCAGGACCGGTGCGGTCTTCGGCGGCGAGCACTCCGCGCACTACTACTTCAAGGACTTCTGGTCCGCCGACTCCGGCATGCTGGCCGCGCTGCACGTGCTGGCCGCGCTGGGCGGGCAGGACCGGCCGCTGTCGGAGATCCTCACGGACTACACCCGCTACGCGGCCTCCGGAGAGATCAACAGCACGGTCGCCGACCAGGCGGGAGCGGCGGCGCGGGTCCGCGAGACGTTCGCCGGCCGCGACGGCGTCACCTTCGACGAGCTGGACGGTCTGACCGTGTCCGGCCCCGGATGGTGGTTCAATCTTCGTCCGTCCAACACCGAGCCGCTGCTCAGGCTGAACGCCGAGGCGGCCGACGAGATTCAGATGGCAGCGATCAGGGACGAAGTTCTTGCTGTCGTGAGGAGCTGAACGAGTGAAGATCGACGACTGGCTGCTTGAGATCCTGGCCTGTCCCAACTGCAAGTCCCCGCTGCGCGCCGAGCCCGAGGTGGACGAGCTGTCCTGCACCTCCGCCTCCTGCGGCCTGGTCTATCCGGTCCGGGACGACATCCCGGTGCTGCTGGTTGACGAGGCGCGGAAGTCGTGAGCTGGGAGCCTGATCGGCTCGACGATCAGAAGCTGCTGACCGACGGTGACCCGTCGGGCATGCTGCGCGCGGTGGCGGCCTCGGCGGCGCAGGTCCGCACCTCCCACCGGGCGGCACGCGAGGCCGACCTCTCGTCGCTGGACAGGGAGGGGCGGCCCAGGACCATCGTTGTCGCGGGCATGGGCGGTTCGGGCATCGCCGGCGACATCCTCAACGCGGTGTGCGGCCACGGTGCCCCGCTGCCGATCGTGACCGTGCGGTCCTACCGCCTGCCCGGCTGGGTCGGCGCGACCGACATGGTGATCGCGGTGTCGTGCTCGGGCAGGACCGAGGAGACGCTCGCGGTGGCGATGGAGGCCGTCCGCCGCGGGTGCCGCCTGCTCGCCCTGGGCGCCCCCGACTCGCCGCTGCAGGCGATCGCCAGGCAGGCGGGCGCGCCGTTCGTGCCCGTCACCACCGGGGGGCAGCCACGTGCCGCCGTCTGGGCGCTGTCGATCCCGCTGGTCGTCATCGCCGCCGAACTCGGCCTGGTCCAGGCGGACGACGAGGCGTTCGAGAGCACGGCCAAGCGCCTGGAGGACATCGCCCACCGGTGCCGTCCGGCGAGCGAGTCGTTCATCAACCCGGGCAAGTCGCTGGCCATGGAGATGGCCGAGACGGTGCCGATGATCTGGGGATCCTCCCCGCTGGCCGCGGTCGCCGCCTACCGGTGGGCCTGCCAGCTCAACGAGAACGGCAAGTATCCGGCCGTCTGGGGCGAGATCCCCGAGGTCAACCACAACCAGGTGGTGGCCTTCGACGGCCCGCTGGCCACGCGGGACATCTTCGCCGACGAGAGCGGGCGGTCGTTGCGGCTGTTCGTGCTGCGCGACGTGGAGGAGCATCCGCAGGTGGCGCGGCGGCGCGAGGTGTCGGTGCGGATGGCCGAGGACCGGGGCGTCCCGGTCACCCAGATCGCGGCCGAGGGGCTCCACCCGCTGGAGCGGCTCGCGACCCTGGTGGAGTTGGGAGACTACGCGAGTACGTACCTCGCGCTGGGGTACGGGGTCGATCCGACCCCGGTGTCGGCCATCACAGAGCTTAAGGCGAGGATTTCCCCATAGGATTTCTTCTCGTCTTTTACGGAATCAATGAGCGGAGGCTGCCGTGAGCGCGGGCGGCGGTACTAAGGCGATCAT comes from Streptosporangium roseum DSM 43021 and encodes:
- a CDS encoding phosphomannomutase/phosphoglucomutase yields the protein MGDLAKIFKAYDVRGVVPDEFDEETAEAVGAAFVEVTGAGTVVVAHDMRASSGPLASAFARGATSRGADVVHAGLGSTDLLYYASGSLGLPGVMFTASHNPARYNGMKMCRAGAVPIGGDSGLAEIRDRAAELLRSGVGGDGGGTVSERDLLRGYAEHLRSLVDLSGIRPLKVVVDAGNGMGGHTVPVVFEGLPLELSELYFELDGDFPNHEANPIEPDNLRDLQKAVLDVGADIGLAFDGDADRCWVIDERGESVSPSAITALVAVRELARHPGAMIIHNLITSRSVPEIVAEHGGEPVRTRVGHSFIKAEMARTGAVFGGEHSAHYYFKDFWSADSGMLAALHVLAALGGQDRPLSEILTDYTRYAASGEINSTVADQAGAAARVRETFAGRDGVTFDELDGLTVSGPGWWFNLRPSNTEPLLRLNAEAADEIQMAAIRDEVLAVVRS
- a CDS encoding DUF3499 domain-containing protein, whose protein sequence is MSPVRRCSRTACSQPAVFTLTYVYADSTAVLGPLATYAEPHCYDLCAEHAERLTAPRGWEVVRLPTDGAPPSTDDLEALANAVREAARPAPTGGTEPVGQGVEVGRRGHLRVLRSAQPQRDR
- a CDS encoding metallopeptidase family protein; the encoded protein is MRGPLAPSHVPIAKSRSERFDDFVLDAVDRLKPRWSKQLSAVEFAVEEVPPISHLGDGPGLLSGEPIPFGRAEPAAGKRPAVVIIYRRPLEARARDRDQLGAMVHDAVVEQVAGLLGLSPETVDPGYDERD
- a CDS encoding bifunctional phosphoglucose/phosphomannose isomerase — translated: MSWEPDRLDDQKLLTDGDPSGMLRAVAASAAQVRTSHRAAREADLSSLDREGRPRTIVVAGMGGSGIAGDILNAVCGHGAPLPIVTVRSYRLPGWVGATDMVIAVSCSGRTEETLAVAMEAVRRGCRLLALGAPDSPLQAIARQAGAPFVPVTTGGQPRAAVWALSIPLVVIAAELGLVQADDEAFESTAKRLEDIAHRCRPASESFINPGKSLAMEMAETVPMIWGSSPLAAVAAYRWACQLNENGKYPAVWGEIPEVNHNQVVAFDGPLATRDIFADESGRSLRLFVLRDVEEHPQVARRREVSVRMAEDRGVPVTQIAAEGLHPLERLATLVELGDYASTYLALGYGVDPTPVSAITELKARISP
- a CDS encoding DUF5719 family protein; the encoded protein is MKSLIENRFGLLGLVLVALLALYGVAFATQPKATARPAPGPQKVPVASVTAICPDPAETTVGVITPPGGTGPGATALLTGDKTLAGLDTTGSLWHEQIPAKSGPLVVASTGSMAAGLEAGQMRRETSGDQRGLAGVRCVEPVASTWLVGPGPAAADVTLHLTNADPAPAIAEIMIYSGEGPVVSDSGGVFTLKPGESRTVKLKDLAPSPLVMAVEVRTTSGRVAAAARAVMRGGRGVDWLPVSAAPATRVVVPGVPGGGGRRELYVASTGESDTLVEVKALTPDGTYALKGRELVEVPAGSVATLDLSSGIGGQPSALLLTSDTPIVAGLAVTGTGKKIDVAFTAGAAPIDLGSVVADNRTGKKKSSRLLLTAPDAAGKVSVQVLPRKGEAPEPFEVDITGSHTKEVKLPKVDGAFAVVVLPLPGSGPVYGGRVMDESVKGGLLLTAQPLASARMWALVPPITESVAAVLP
- a CDS encoding Trm112 family protein translates to MKIDDWLLEILACPNCKSPLRAEPEVDELSCTSASCGLVYPVRDDIPVLLVDEARKS